The sequence GCGTTCGGGCAGGAGAAGGGCATCGCGCCCGACGACCCGCAGGCGCTGGCGCAGTTACGGGCGCTTCCCGCAGATGCCGTGGTCGACGGGCTGAATCTGGCCGCGCTGTTTGCGCCCGGCCCGCGCACCCATAGCAGTCCGATCGCCGACGGCCGGGTCGCGGTCGACAGCCTGGCTGCCTATCGAGCGGGCCGCTTCGCCAAAGTGCCGGTGATGATCGGCGCAACCAGCGACGATATTGGCGGGCCGACCGGGCCGATGGTGGCGGGCGCCCGCACGATGGCGCGGATGTTCGCGCAACAAGGCGTGCCGACCTATCCTTACCGCTTTTCCTATGTCGCACAGGCGCTGCGGAACGCGGAGACGAAAGGCGCGGGCCATGCCAGCGAAATCCCCTATTTCTTCGATACGGTCGCGGTAAAATATGGGACCGCGACGACGGAGGCCGATCGGGGGATAGGGCGAATCGCCAGCCACTATCTGGTGAATTTCGTCCGCACGGGCGATCCCAATGGCGCCGGTCTGCCGCGCTGGCGTCGTTACGATCCCGACACGCCGGCGATGATGGATATCGGCGCGCAGGATAGCGCCAAGGCAGTCAAGAATCCTTGAGATCGAGGCGTACGCCAACGTGCTATCACAGCCAATTGATCGTGCTTTCAGAATCCTTGCAGCGTGTTATCGGACTGTCATCAACGTGTGATCGGATTGCACGGCTTGTCCCCGACTCGTATCATTTAACGGCTTTTTTGATCCGAACCGAGCGGCTAACCCCTCTAATCCCTCAATAAAATCCCTAAAGCCGCGTTACCCCAAGGCCAACCCTATGGTTAGAGGTTTGATGGCTGCCAGCTGGCTCCAATCCGTTTCCCTTGCGGCATGGCCCATGGTTGTCTTTTGATGCACCGCAGCAGAGGGAGGACGCTTCCTTCGCCATACTCTCTCCCGGGTTTGACTTTGACGAGAAATTGAGCGCATAAAACGCGAACCAATTTATCGTCATGATTCGGGTATGAGGGGCGCCATGTCGTTTACCGTGAACACGCTGCGCAACGTCACGACCGCTTGCCAGCAAATGCGGGATCATATTAAGACGATCGTGTTCCGTCCCGATGCGCACAAGACCCTCGATATCACCTTCGGCCCCACTGTGGCCGCGGAGCTGATCGGGCGCACGCCGGAGGCCCTGGCCAAGGCGGAAGCCAAGGGGCGCCTGCCGCAGCCCAAGCAACTGCCCAATGGCCGCCGCTTCTATACGCTGGAAGACCTGACCCAGATCCGCGAAGCGCTGGGCATCCATGTCGGCAAGCAGCCGGACGAGGATGCGGTCGTGCTGGCGGTGCAGAATTTCAAGGGCGGCGTCGGCAAGAGCACGATCACCAAGCATCTGGCCGATTATCTCGCGCTGCATGGCTATCGCGTGCTGGTGATCGACTGCGATCCGCAGGCATCGACTACAACCATGTTCGACATCCAGCCCGAAACGCTGATCGACGACGACCAGACGCTAGGCGCGTTTCTGTCCCCGCGCAGCACCTTCAGCAACTTCGCCGAAACCATCCGCGACACGCCCTGGCCGACGATCAAGATCGTGCCGTCCAGCCTGGGATTGCAGGATGCAGAATGGGATTTGACCTCGACTCTGCGCGAAGGCGGGCAGGCCGTGCGTGAGAGTCTCCAGGCGCTGCGCATCGGCAT is a genomic window of Sphingomonas bisphenolicum containing:
- a CDS encoding AAA family ATPase, with product MSFTVNTLRNVTTACQQMRDHIKTIVFRPDAHKTLDITFGPTVAAELIGRTPEALAKAEAKGRLPQPKQLPNGRRFYTLEDLTQIREALGIHVGKQPDEDAVVLAVQNFKGGVGKSTITKHLADYLALHGYRVLVIDCDPQASTTTMFDIQPETLIDDDQTLGAFLSPRSTFSNFAETIRDTPWPTIKIVPSSLGLQDAEWDLTSTLREGGQAVRESLQALRIGIASVTKDFDVILLDPPPAMGFLGLNVMAAATGLLIPVPARQLDYLSTIHFMDTIADNIEILEQNGTPVNYGFIRVVCSTFSPSKPGENDMWRIMQATYAGLLLGQPILASEEIKNATQAFRSIYESKPSASHQTYTRCRDNLDAVFGEVEQQIRQQWSSTSLTGTDAGVSVAA